DNA sequence from the Hoylesella buccalis ATCC 35310 genome:
TTCGTACGCTCGTGGAAGAAATGACAAACATTCTTGGAGAGGGCGAATCGATTTCCATCCCTTCATTCGGTACTTTTGAAGTGAAAAAGCGGATGGAACGCATCCTGATGAATCCTTCAACAGGCAAGAAGATGTTGGTTCCCCCAAAATTGGTTCTTAGTTTCAGACCCATGCCTTCCGTCAAAGAACAGTTGAAGAAAGGAGGCGACTCATGATAAAGATCACAGATTTGGCGAGCGTGTTGGAAGAACAGCACCAGCTATCGAAAAGTGAGGCCGAATTTTTTATCCCTTTGCTCGTAGACGTTTTGACAACGGGCCTTAAAGCCGATAAACAAGTTAAGATTAGAGGACTTGGAACGTTCAAGGTGACATCCGTGAATGCCCGTGAGAGTGTGGATGTGAACACGGGTGAACGCATCATCATTGAGGGGAGAGAGAAGATTTCTTTCACGCCCGAACCTGTCTTGAGGGATAAGGTGAACAGTCCGTTCGAGCAGTTTGAAACGGTTACAGTGAGCGATGATGCCGATTTTTCGGAGATAGATGAACGTTATCAGCAACTCGAGGAACAAGAAAACGATGACAGCAGCGCACCTGTGGAGACCGTTCTGACTACGGAAGAAAAACAGGTTGAAGTTGAACCGCAGGACAATCTTCAAGAAAAATCATCACCTGAACCATCACCTGGACCGTCATCTACTGTGAATGGGGAGGTGTTGGTTACCAACGACACTGAGCCTCGTTCTGGCAATCTCATTGAAGATGGCGTGCGTGAGCAAGAGGTGATAGAGGTTCCGCCCATTGAAGGAACTCCTGCGGTTGATGACCAGCCTGTCTTGGAAGAAGGAAATGTTACAGAAAAAACAGATAACAAGTCGCACTCACCAATAAAGGAAAACGAAGAAAAAGAATCACTTGAGTTAGCCGAACTGAATGAGTTGAATGAAAAAAATCAACAGTTGCGTGCTAATTTGGCTCGAACTCAGCGAAATCAAAAGATACTGATTGGTGCCGTATGTGCTTTGCTGTTAGTGGCATGTCTTGGCGGTTATTATATCGGTAAGCAGTTTGCGGCTCGTGATAATCGAATAGAGCATTTGATGGCAGAGCTGCATGCTGTTAAACAAGCTGCGCAAGTGAAGGAAAACGTGGCTGGTGTTCAAGGCGAATCGGCCTCCGAAAATGCGGCGGTAAACAGTGCGGGACAGGAAAATACGTCTGCTGCTAATCAGAGTATGCAATCAATAGAGCAGTCTGACAATGGTGTTCAAGACGAGAAAAAAGAGAAGGATGCAGCTGCTAAAGTGGCATCTGAGAGCGTCAAGCGTGACCAGTCTCCACAGAACAGCCAAACAATGGCCTCAAAATATGATTCAGATTCGAGAGTTAGAACCGGTGCCTATGTCATAACAGGTGTGGCACAAACCGTAACGGTGCGTAAAGGACAGACCTTGACTTCTATCAGTAAAACTTACTTAGGGCCTGGCATGGAGTGCTACATGGAGGCTGTCAATGAGAAGAACGAAGTGAAGGAGGGTGAAAAAGTTAAAATCCCGGCATTGAAATTAAAGAAAAAATCTAAATAATTTAGCTTAATCATCACTGTCAATGAGGAAACAAGCAGGA
Encoded proteins:
- a CDS encoding HU family DNA-binding protein, whose amino-acid sequence is MIKITDLASVLEEQHQLSKSEAEFFIPLLVDVLTTGLKADKQVKIRGLGTFKVTSVNARESVDVNTGERIIIEGREKISFTPEPVLRDKVNSPFEQFETVTVSDDADFSEIDERYQQLEEQENDDSSAPVETVLTTEEKQVEVEPQDNLQEKSSPEPSPGPSSTVNGEVLVTNDTEPRSGNLIEDGVREQEVIEVPPIEGTPAVDDQPVLEEGNVTEKTDNKSHSPIKENEEKESLELAELNELNEKNQQLRANLARTQRNQKILIGAVCALLLVACLGGYYIGKQFAARDNRIEHLMAELHAVKQAAQVKENVAGVQGESASENAAVNSAGQENTSAANQSMQSIEQSDNGVQDEKKEKDAAAKVASESVKRDQSPQNSQTMASKYDSDSRVRTGAYVITGVAQTVTVRKGQTLTSISKTYLGPGMECYMEAVNEKNEVKEGEKVKIPALKLKKKSK
- a CDS encoding HU family DNA-binding protein, with the translated sequence MNNKEFIAELSRRAGYTQEQTQNYVRTLVEEMTNILGEGESISIPSFGTFEVKKRMERILMNPSTGKKMLVPPKLVLSFRPMPSVKEQLKKGGDS